Sequence from the Cololabis saira isolate AMF1-May2022 chromosome 9, fColSai1.1, whole genome shotgun sequence genome:
TGgagagaacaagtatttgatacattgCTGATTTGGCAGGTTTGCACACTTGCAAAGCATGAAGAGGTATGTAATGTGTATCAGATCAGGTACTCTTCAACTCAGTGACCGAATCTAAAACAAAAattcagaaaatcacattgtaggattttaaATAAATTTGCATTACACATgaaataagtatttgatcaaccAACCAGTAAGAAATCCAGCTCTTGCAGACCTGTTAGTTTTTCTTTAAGAACACATTAAGTAACACATTACGCTGTcctggattaaaatcctgcagcgcatgcaaggtccccctgctcaagcctgCGAATCTCCAGGcctgtctgaagtttgccaatgaccatttGGATGATCCAGGGGCTCTGCTAATTTGGACCAGAGAAATTTTGCTGAGTACATCTGATGAagattacaagaaaaaacaataGCTGGACTGGCTAGTCCGTACAGATCTTGTTGGTGTATTACACCAATGTAGTGGTCCAGCGGGAGTTTTTCTTTGAATCTCAATCTGTgcatgcaagaaaaaaaatgcaagtaGCATCCCTTGTTTAGGGGTTTCTTCTCTTTATTCTTTTCctgcattcttcttttttgtgcTGCAAAAAATTTGCATTACCACCACATCTTGGACAACTGTGCTGTTTTTCAGTCAATGATTCTTGtgttcagctgaaggagctgaggTTACGGTTGAccctgttaaagcagcacaatgtcaCTTTCagattttgttgagtttggctcAGTTTggcctttggacaaaagcggtagtgctttaccagaaagaacactacatttcccatgagcaccagcgcgtactgccggaaagatcctgtccccgtcgctgcatttgttttgatagtgaatgaaataagacgggacagactttcaaaactacttttctgtttccagcggtcgtttgcaggatggatagcgaagaggtaatgtatctatttttggctaaacaatataatatgacgatgttgaaaatcccTAATTTCAACTTGGGTTTTAtaagtgaagtcacccccgcccccctgtcctgtttcagcgagataatgcgccccaaattacaaatacgctctggttttgttctactgcacctttttcctgtcacgttttttagagggacctcgtcataaattagtagtccaacatacttactgacaaaataaaaaaatactttataacatgtgaataactgaatgcccattccttatattttgcagatcagccctgcacaattttacagttctcaggaaaaatactagaacccaagacgaatccccattctaattttgattcttattgaacatagaactctacatttacatttgtatcataacaattctgtctctcttgtgggacatccctcctcgtctttcagctcacgccagcgagtgaatgccgggccaatgtttattcttgtccgctGCTTCGgtcatgataccagcttctgctgagctctgcgcttcACGTCCCGCCCAGCTTCCGTCTCGattacgaatcgggaaggagggggaagtgacgtatgccgtaaagcagtcaaagccgtaaaaatgtatagtttttttagtgtggaagggttcctaccatgctcctcaaagttacatagtgccagtgaaggcgatacagacccctcagaccatgacagaggttcattaaacctgttggaagtggatgtaccatcacaatgactctggaaatatgatattaaggtggaaaagttacatagtggtGCTTTAAAAGGTCCCTGTCTGGCTGGTTTAATCTAATGAAAAAGCACCTATTGTTACCTGAAAGGAAATCAACTCATTTACATATCAGACTTGAGTACAGCACATGCGCTACACCAGTGATAAGGTTATGGTTTGCAAACTCCAGTATAAGGAGCAGAATGGGGTACTCGCTGCGTCTCTTTTCTAGGGTTGACTCCTCACAAAGGCCCATCCAATTAAGCAGCAGTGCTTGCATGGCTTCAGGGAATAGTTCAGTTGCCAGTTCCTCCGCTGGTGGCAAGTCACTTATTCGCTCTATATGCTGAAGTTTAAAGTCTTCCACTCTCTGGCTGATGCTGCTATTGGCTGCGTAAAACTTCTGGCCAAGCCAACGCCCTATGCACGTAAGAAGGTAACTAGTATACACACAGTCTTTTGCCCAATCTTCAGCCTTTAACAGGGCTAACACCGTTTCAGCTGCATCCTTTTCTTCTAGATTACCATTCATGTAATGATCAATGTTCTCCAAAAGCATCAAGATAGTCTTTAGTCGTTCCGTACATCTTTGAGGCTGAGAGGAGAGCTGGTCATCCAATCTGTTCAGCTTTTCTCTTACCATGGATACAATTCGTTGGTTTTGCTCAGTTGGTAGGCTTTGCTTCGAATAAGAGCAATAATCGTGATCTTCTGATCTATCAGTTGTTTCACTGACACATGAATCCATCATTTTACTATCAACCTTACAGTTTTGCTGCGATTCCCTCGTTGATTTTGAATCAGACTCATGGGGAAAGTCAAGCTGCACACTGAGGCTATAAGTTGTGTTCAGTGGATCATCACTCATCTGTGATTTCCAAATGTCCTTGCAGGGgagagaaaatgtttgttttaaaaacatatacaaGATAAACAGTGTTATATGATGACGATGCATACATAACATGTACGTACTTGGAAGTTATCTAGCACTGCAAGCTGATCTTGCTTATTGTACATTTCAAAGGCTACTCGAAAAAGTCCTTGGACACTGTAAAACCACAGGCTGTTATTTGCAGCAGGCACCTTTAAGCCTTGGAACCTGAATGCTGCaacaaattacaaaaaaaagattgtcaaGTTGGGGTAttatgtatttagttaatttcatATATGTCTTatttactaacacattttaccTGATGAAAAGTTTATCTTTGTGGCAAGTCCTCTCTTGGCAAACTTGGCATGGTACCTAGGATGGTTCTCTATCCGGATGTCAGTGTTAGAGAGGATGTCAGCTCCCAAATAAAGTGGAATCACTGAACCCTGATACACAGATGAACACTTCAAAAGTTGTACTTTGTTTTCAccccaacaaaaaaaatatttcaggtACATTATGCAAAGGCAAAGCACTGAGATGTGTATTTCTCAACTGTACATTGTGATGTAAATGGTTCTGTGGTTTCAAAATATCCTGCTGATCTGTGCTGTTTATTGGGTGAGAAACCCCAAGATGACTCCAAAGTGACAGGGTTATTTTACATCAGAGTTCTTTTGAGCTAATAGTTACTTCAAATACCCAAATAAATGGTGTCAATcacaaaaagacagaaaacagcATCTCCCCATTAAGGTGCATGTGAATTGCAAGGGTTGGTTCGCCCTGGGTGAAAACTTAAGGATGAATATGATCGAAATAGCTCCCTACCGGACGTAAGGGGTATATGTGAAACtattgctgcgttccatttacctcggaagttggaactcggaactgggaatggcgtcacagccgagttatcagcgttccagttacaaagtcggaaaacaagtttgtagttcgcatataccacatgaaaaatgtaaatgacactaccagcatatatatgccgaacaatacttgtatatgaCTGAtctagtgtgaccaaaactagacagaagtgctacgaattattACAGAGTTCTCTTCTACTTCCTGTTTAcagccggggcagccatcttggaatgtgaactcgggggtggtgaagattctcccactttcccagtagggaATCCCACTtcaaggggcgttccagttgaaaatacCGACTCGGAACTCAGAAATTCcaacttccgaggacaaatggaaggCAGCattgttgtaaaaaaaacataaaccaGTCTACAATCTaattttaacaaaaataaacaagctTCTTAAATCCACTTACCTGGCTGGGGCATTTCTTCAGCCTGAACGATGTTAAACTTACCAAGTAAATGAAACGAATTTTCCTAGAGCCCCCGTCCCACTGCGGTAAAGCTGTGGGGACTGCTGAGCAGTTTGACATGGCTAAAATGAAACTGACCTTGTCTCTCAGTCACTACTTTCTCTTGCAAATGTGAAAATACCGAATGATTTTCCCAAATGAGTAAAGTCAGCGTAGAAGTAAAGCCACAAAACAGCAAGCAAATGTAACTGGCTCCGACCACACGGAACAAGGGGAGTTAAGTGAAGCCCTCATTGCTGTCTTGCAGGAGTAACTATAAGGTATGTGGGGGTTGACCATAGAcatgtatatgtctatggggttgacaaccgtcccttgaaaaacagaatcgtcccgtatttattaactaaagtacgcgtcccgtattgagctgaaaagggacgcactttgttcGGTATTActgtgaaagtaaaaaaaaaagtcataaaatgccaaaggaaaatggcattgagtgttgagttcataagttatttttttctgttttactacaactgtagcctacagtcatggcctggCACAactatgtttacaagttttctacagactttatgtttgcacttttgttattgcactaaaaatgtgcactattacagaatggatgttctgctttctatctattgttttatattattttattcaattttaagttaggcaggacaggtttctgtttaagaaagatacttattttattcagttaattttgttattttgtattaaagtgaattgctggataataattagttttccatgtgttcacggcattcaaaaatatgcatctaattcaattcaggttcgagtcgaatagttaaaaaatcgtttcactcacaaaaaaatattttacagggAGTTGGTGACCCTAGTTTCTTTCCTCAGCTGTCAGTTTTCATAGCTGTAAATTGTGTTATACGTCTTCTGTCATGTGTTTTTGGTTTCTACTCAGTATTGTATGACTTGCATCTTTGATTTCGGCTAGGAAAGGGTGACAGTAGTGCTGCGTTctatttacctcggaagtcggaactcggaactgggaatgacgtcataGCCGAGTTATCAgggttccagttacaaagtaggaaaacaagtttgtagttcgcatataccacatgaaaaatgtaaattacactatagcagcatatatatgccgaacaatacttgtatacgactgatttagtgtgaccaaaactagaatgaagtgctacgaatttttacagagctctcttctactgtttacaatcggggcagccatctcggaatgtgaactcgggggtggtgaagactctcccactttcctagtgggaaatcccacttcgaggggcgttccagttgaaaattccgactgggaacggggaaatccccacttccgaggacaaatggaacgcggcataggTTTCTCACCACGTGGTACAAAAAGAGCCAATGAGAGCGCGGAGAGCTCCTTTCACCTTTGAACTTCCGCCAAGAGGGCTAAAGCTGCGTAAAAATGGCGGAGGTCGATTTTGGCGACAGTGAGCTCTTTCAGCAGCTCGACGATGCTGCACCCCTGGTCCCAAAACACCTCCACTTCTCAGATAACGATGAGGGAGACTCCGAGGAGACAGCCCAGCTCCGCAGCAGGCTGGACGAGTGTCAGGACGACATGGAGAGACTCTCCGAGGAGAATATCCTGCTTAGGCTGATTGTAGCCTGTCTGCTAGTGCTCTGTGACCAAAACACACGCTGTACATGTTTATCTGTAGCATTCCTGTCTGTTTTCTTAACTTGTAATCCACATAAAATCTTACGGCGGAAGCTGAGCCTCCTGGCCCGACCCAGGTAAGGCTCCTCTCGAGGCAGACACGCTCGTCCCGGgggaaggctgatttatggttccgcgtcacaccaacgcagaacctacgcgtcgccgcgtaccctcggcgtaccctacgccgttggctctgcgtcggtttaacgcggaaccataaatcaggcttgaacCACTGAGCACTGATGTGTGTTCTGTCATTGTTCACAGCGGCATCGCCATCCAGGATGTCAACACCGACGGACCCCTTCTTCAGGTCCTTTACACAAATAACATTATATCCAAGTAAGTCAAACTCTTTTACAAACTTAGATCTTGGAGtgtgttattttatgttttttttttaacccgcCCCTTTTGATTTAAATCTATCTGGGGACCCTCGagctaacaaaacaaaacaaaaaaaatcgcaGTTTGAATGCTGatgtcacatttttattttttttaaacaatatttttattttttcacttttacaagtaaAGAATGGATACATAATATGAtccacataaataaaaagcaaaacagGCAAGCAATAAAAcggtacaaaaacaaaacaaaacagctcAGATCCATATAAATAATACCCTGGGTTACAGTAAAAATGTATGGATGACCAGTCAAGAAAATCCCTGCAACATGATATTAGAAACATCAGGCTCTACATAGTTCAATTAGAGCTCCCAAACTTTATAGAATTGGTCTGTTTTtgaatgtaatatacatgtaaggTACTCTAATGGCACTAGATCAAACACCACTCTTTTTCAGCCTTTAACAGTTGGTACATTTTCATTGATCCacttcaataaaatattcttcctcGCTGCATAAGTAAGAATACAATACATTCTCCTATTATGTTTTGATGTTAAGTGTTGTCTTGGGAGGCCCAATACGAGGGATACGGGGTCCCTCTCCAGTTTTAAACTTATATCTTCTTTATTTCAGATAGCACATTAGACCAATACATTTGCAGTTTACAACATGACCAAAAACAATGAGTTAGGGTACCAATTTCTATCTTCATCAATTATTATGTTTAGCTCCTTCTCCCATTTGCCTTTAAGCTTGTCCAACCCAACAGGCGTGTGAAATACAGAGCTTTATAAAATAGGCTTACAGATATCTCTCTCcctgttaaaaataataatttctcaACAGGAGAGCTTTCATTTTTTCTCGACTAACGTACTGTGCAAGATATAATGCCCTATCAGTAAATAATGAAAGAAGTCATGTCTGGGGATATCTCTGTTATTTGTTCAAATGTCATAACCATATTATCAGAGAGTAAGTCCTTCAGTCTATGAACACCATTATCACCCCACTGTTTAAAACCAACATCCACCATCTAAGGCTGGAAATCAGGATTATTCACAATAAGTGTGAAAACAGATGTTAACTTTGACTTTCCTTCAAGTCAACACACTAATTGCCAGGCCTTAGTCACATGTTTATGAAAAACCGCAACAACATAGTATAAGATATTTTGTATAAAACACGCAGTGAACGAATGTgccattattttttaatttttttgtttttttaattaaacaagTGTTATCATGAATTCATACCagcattttaaatgttaaaaccatGAAAATGATTCAATATTTGGTATTTTTGAGTAGAACTGGAGTGGTTTAAGGGAtttatgtggaaaaaaatattggtgaggatttttttattttaataattttggTTGTGGCATGGGTGTACATTTTTGATAACCACGATTTCCTTGAAAGGCAGTGTCGTCAAGAAATTGAAGAATGTATCTGCAGCGTGATTTTGAAGCACCAGAAACCAAGCCACGATGAGCAGAAATCATTGCTTCACATGAAACCTCAGGTATTTACTCAGGATCATTTTATGTATGTTGAATAAATTGCACATTCTGACTTT
This genomic interval carries:
- the si:ch211-110p13.9 gene encoding uncharacterized protein si:ch211-110p13.9, which encodes MSNCSAVPTALPQWDGGSRKIRFIYLVSLTSFRLKKCPSQGSVIPLYLGADILSNTDIRIENHPRYHAKFAKRGLATKINFSSAFRFQGLKVPAANNSLWFYSVQGLFRVAFEMYNKQDQLAVLDNFQDIWKSQMSDDPLNTTYSLSVQLDFPHESDSKSTRESQQNCKVDSKMMDSCVSETTDRSEDHDYCSYSKQSLPTEQNQRIVSMVREKLNRLDDQLSSQPQRCTERLKTILMLLENIDHYMNGNLEEKDAAETVLALLKAEDWAKDCVYTSYLLTCIGRWLGQKFYAANSSISQRVEDFKLQHIERISDLPPAEELATELFPEAMQALLLNWMGLCEESTLEKRRSEYPILLLILEFANHNLITGVAHVLYSSLICK